One genomic segment of Scomber japonicus isolate fScoJap1 chromosome 23, fScoJap1.pri, whole genome shotgun sequence includes these proteins:
- the parp12b gene encoding protein mono-ADP-ribosyltransferase PARP12b isoform X3 produces MSEYSREVLQATSCLCSSRGSMQLQQLWRELQLCSNISQQEFSYIVQECPRFLLVRGRAGDGGGRLEDCTVVAKTSLRLCRRYGKESCADCQQLHLCKYFIYGTCRFGKGRKPCKFSHDIRSDHNYRLLRECTLHQLHEDQLFLLLLQNDPALLPEVCSHYNKGSGPDGSCSFSDTCTKVHLCQHLVQGDCLFGPKCKRLHAIDERRRRLLEERGLSSDIIHDLPIIYRNLHHLTIASQSGSGSDSLTGSGGDSLTGSGGDSGFKARTEEMNICLHFIRHSCKFQDRCLSVHFLLPYKWEEFDGVTWELLPDMEDIERAFCDPAQTQSDGAQPVNFLSMTRWSRPVRRLSTVSSVTKPPHYILTTEWRWYYRGDGGRWLEYGQPDEKQRCTSESSASLEQVYLTDSRTQVPVVKDMYQRNLKHNTKRRVRRRPRFVSAAEVTNQTVRTN; encoded by the exons ATGTCTGAGTACAGCAGGGAGGTGCTGCAGGCGACCAGCtgtctgtgcagcagcagaggatccatgcagctgcagcagctgtggcGGGAGCTGCAGCTGTGCTCCAACATCAGCCAACAGGAGTTCAGCTACATAGTCCAGGAGTGTCCCCGCTTCCTGCTGGTCCGCGGCCGGGCGGGGGACGGCGGAGGGCGGCTGGAGGACTGCACGGTGGTGGCCAAAACGTCCCTGCGGCTGTGCAGGAGGTACGGCAAGGAGTCGTGCGCGGACTGCCAGCAGCTGCATCTCTGCAAGTACTTCATCTACGGAACCTGCAGGTTCGGCAAAGGCAG GAAACCTTGTAAATTCTCTCACGACATTCGCTCTGATCATAACTATCGGTTACTGCGAGAGTGCACGCTGCACCAGCTGCACGAGGACCAgctgttcctgctgctgctgcagaacGACCCCGCCCTGCTGCCAGAG GTGTGTTCACACTATAACAAAGGTAGCGGTCCTGATGGCTCCTGCAGTTTTTCGGACACCTGTACCAAGGTGCATCTATGTCAGCACCTGGTTCAGGGCGACTGTCTCTTTGGACCGAAGTGCAAACGTCTTCACGCCATCGATGAACGCCGCCGCCGCCTGCTGGAGGAGCGTGGCCTGAGCAGTGACATCATTCATGACCTACCAATCATCTACAGGAACCTGCACCACCTGACTATCGCCTCCCAATCAG GAAGTGGCAGTGACTCTCTGACAGGAAGCGGCGGTGACTCTCTGACAGGAAGTGGCGGTGACTCAGGCTTTAAAGCTCGGACAGAAGAAATGAACATCTGTCTGCACTTCATCCGTCACAGCTGCAAATTCCAGG ATCGATGCCTGTCTGTCCACTTCCTGCTGCCGTATAAGTGGGAGGAGTTTGACGGGGTCACATGGGAGCTGCTGccggacatggaggacattgagCGAGCTTTCTGTGACCCGGCTCAAAcccagag CGATGGCGCTCAGCCCGTCAACTTCCTGTCAATGACTCGGTGGTCGCGGCCCGTCCGGCGTCTATCCACCGTTTCCTCGGTAACGAAGCCGCCACACTACATCCTGACCACAGAGTGGCGCTGGTACTACCGGGGGGACGGGGGCCGCTGGCTGGAGTACGGACAGCCG GATGAGAAGCAGCGCTGCACCTCAGAGAGTTCGGCCAGTCTGGAGCAAGTCTACCTGACCGACAGCAGAACCCAGGTCCCCGTGGTCAAAG ACATGTATCAGAGGAACCTCAAACACAACACCAAGAGACGAGTTCGCCGTCGTCCTCGATTCGTTTCAGCAGCCGAAGTAACGAATCAGACGGTCCGGACGAACTGA
- the parp12b gene encoding protein mono-ADP-ribosyltransferase PARP12b isoform X2, translated as MSEYSREVLQATSCLCSSRGSMQLQQLWRELQLCSNISQQEFSYIVQECPRFLLVRGRAGDGGGRLEDCTVVAKTSLRLCRRYGKESCADCQQLHLCKYFIYGTCRKPCKFSHDIRSDHNYRLLRECTLHQLHEDQLFLLLLQNDPALLPEVCSHYNKGSGPDGSCSFSDTCTKVHLCQHLVQGDCLFGPKCKRLHAIDERRRRLLEERGLSSDIIHDLPIIYRNLHHLTIASQSGSGSDSLTGSGGDSLTGSGGDSGFKARTEEMNICLHFIRHSCKFQDRCLSVHFLLPYKWEEFDGVTWELLPDMEDIERAFCDPAQTQSDGAQPVNFLSMTRWSRPVRRLSTVSSVTKPPHYILTTEWRWYYRGDGGRWLEYGQPDEKQRCTSESSASLEQVYLTDSRTQVPVVKGQRHYVISFTDMYQRNLKHNTKRRVRRRPRFVSAAEVTNQTVRTN; from the exons ATGTCTGAGTACAGCAGGGAGGTGCTGCAGGCGACCAGCtgtctgtgcagcagcagaggatccatgcagctgcagcagctgtggcGGGAGCTGCAGCTGTGCTCCAACATCAGCCAACAGGAGTTCAGCTACATAGTCCAGGAGTGTCCCCGCTTCCTGCTGGTCCGCGGCCGGGCGGGGGACGGCGGAGGGCGGCTGGAGGACTGCACGGTGGTGGCCAAAACGTCCCTGCGGCTGTGCAGGAGGTACGGCAAGGAGTCGTGCGCGGACTGCCAGCAGCTGCATCTCTGCAAGTACTTCATCTACGGAACCTGCAG GAAACCTTGTAAATTCTCTCACGACATTCGCTCTGATCATAACTATCGGTTACTGCGAGAGTGCACGCTGCACCAGCTGCACGAGGACCAgctgttcctgctgctgctgcagaacGACCCCGCCCTGCTGCCAGAG GTGTGTTCACACTATAACAAAGGTAGCGGTCCTGATGGCTCCTGCAGTTTTTCGGACACCTGTACCAAGGTGCATCTATGTCAGCACCTGGTTCAGGGCGACTGTCTCTTTGGACCGAAGTGCAAACGTCTTCACGCCATCGATGAACGCCGCCGCCGCCTGCTGGAGGAGCGTGGCCTGAGCAGTGACATCATTCATGACCTACCAATCATCTACAGGAACCTGCACCACCTGACTATCGCCTCCCAATCAG GAAGTGGCAGTGACTCTCTGACAGGAAGCGGCGGTGACTCTCTGACAGGAAGTGGCGGTGACTCAGGCTTTAAAGCTCGGACAGAAGAAATGAACATCTGTCTGCACTTCATCCGTCACAGCTGCAAATTCCAGG ATCGATGCCTGTCTGTCCACTTCCTGCTGCCGTATAAGTGGGAGGAGTTTGACGGGGTCACATGGGAGCTGCTGccggacatggaggacattgagCGAGCTTTCTGTGACCCGGCTCAAAcccagag CGATGGCGCTCAGCCCGTCAACTTCCTGTCAATGACTCGGTGGTCGCGGCCCGTCCGGCGTCTATCCACCGTTTCCTCGGTAACGAAGCCGCCACACTACATCCTGACCACAGAGTGGCGCTGGTACTACCGGGGGGACGGGGGCCGCTGGCTGGAGTACGGACAGCCG GATGAGAAGCAGCGCTGCACCTCAGAGAGTTCGGCCAGTCTGGAGCAAGTCTACCTGACCGACAGCAGAACCCAGGTCCCCGTGGTCAAAGGTCAGCGGCACTACGTCATCAGCTTCACAG ACATGTATCAGAGGAACCTCAAACACAACACCAAGAGACGAGTTCGCCGTCGTCCTCGATTCGTTTCAGCAGCCGAAGTAACGAATCAGACGGTCCGGACGAACTGA
- the parp12b gene encoding protein mono-ADP-ribosyltransferase PARP12b isoform X1 — MSEYSREVLQATSCLCSSRGSMQLQQLWRELQLCSNISQQEFSYIVQECPRFLLVRGRAGDGGGRLEDCTVVAKTSLRLCRRYGKESCADCQQLHLCKYFIYGTCRFGKGRKPCKFSHDIRSDHNYRLLRECTLHQLHEDQLFLLLLQNDPALLPEVCSHYNKGSGPDGSCSFSDTCTKVHLCQHLVQGDCLFGPKCKRLHAIDERRRRLLEERGLSSDIIHDLPIIYRNLHHLTIASQSGSGSDSLTGSGGDSLTGSGGDSGFKARTEEMNICLHFIRHSCKFQDRCLSVHFLLPYKWEEFDGVTWELLPDMEDIERAFCDPAQTQSDGAQPVNFLSMTRWSRPVRRLSTVSSVTKPPHYILTTEWRWYYRGDGGRWLEYGQPDEKQRCTSESSASLEQVYLTDSRTQVPVVKGQRHYVISFTDMYQRNLKHNTKRRVRRRPRFVSAAEVTNQTVRTN; from the exons ATGTCTGAGTACAGCAGGGAGGTGCTGCAGGCGACCAGCtgtctgtgcagcagcagaggatccatgcagctgcagcagctgtggcGGGAGCTGCAGCTGTGCTCCAACATCAGCCAACAGGAGTTCAGCTACATAGTCCAGGAGTGTCCCCGCTTCCTGCTGGTCCGCGGCCGGGCGGGGGACGGCGGAGGGCGGCTGGAGGACTGCACGGTGGTGGCCAAAACGTCCCTGCGGCTGTGCAGGAGGTACGGCAAGGAGTCGTGCGCGGACTGCCAGCAGCTGCATCTCTGCAAGTACTTCATCTACGGAACCTGCAGGTTCGGCAAAGGCAG GAAACCTTGTAAATTCTCTCACGACATTCGCTCTGATCATAACTATCGGTTACTGCGAGAGTGCACGCTGCACCAGCTGCACGAGGACCAgctgttcctgctgctgctgcagaacGACCCCGCCCTGCTGCCAGAG GTGTGTTCACACTATAACAAAGGTAGCGGTCCTGATGGCTCCTGCAGTTTTTCGGACACCTGTACCAAGGTGCATCTATGTCAGCACCTGGTTCAGGGCGACTGTCTCTTTGGACCGAAGTGCAAACGTCTTCACGCCATCGATGAACGCCGCCGCCGCCTGCTGGAGGAGCGTGGCCTGAGCAGTGACATCATTCATGACCTACCAATCATCTACAGGAACCTGCACCACCTGACTATCGCCTCCCAATCAG GAAGTGGCAGTGACTCTCTGACAGGAAGCGGCGGTGACTCTCTGACAGGAAGTGGCGGTGACTCAGGCTTTAAAGCTCGGACAGAAGAAATGAACATCTGTCTGCACTTCATCCGTCACAGCTGCAAATTCCAGG ATCGATGCCTGTCTGTCCACTTCCTGCTGCCGTATAAGTGGGAGGAGTTTGACGGGGTCACATGGGAGCTGCTGccggacatggaggacattgagCGAGCTTTCTGTGACCCGGCTCAAAcccagag CGATGGCGCTCAGCCCGTCAACTTCCTGTCAATGACTCGGTGGTCGCGGCCCGTCCGGCGTCTATCCACCGTTTCCTCGGTAACGAAGCCGCCACACTACATCCTGACCACAGAGTGGCGCTGGTACTACCGGGGGGACGGGGGCCGCTGGCTGGAGTACGGACAGCCG GATGAGAAGCAGCGCTGCACCTCAGAGAGTTCGGCCAGTCTGGAGCAAGTCTACCTGACCGACAGCAGAACCCAGGTCCCCGTGGTCAAAGGTCAGCGGCACTACGTCATCAGCTTCACAG ACATGTATCAGAGGAACCTCAAACACAACACCAAGAGACGAGTTCGCCGTCGTCCTCGATTCGTTTCAGCAGCCGAAGTAACGAATCAGACGGTCCGGACGAACTGA